Proteins encoded together in one bacterium window:
- a CDS encoding transposase, whose translation MGTRLAYGNGFRPGLAGAVLIEYERHEPEKTLLHRVVREDLESFLQRSRSAGAPVARFVEREIRAYLECGVLTRGFLRVHCDACGHDRLVAFSCKRRGFCPSCGGRRMADTAAHLVDRVLPEVPVRQWVLTLPYPLRYRCAWNARLTSEVLRGFLRAMFADYRRRAKRDFGVRGGACGSVTFIQRFGSALNLTPHFHALVLDGVYEGGARTPGRFRALDPPETDDVARVLAGTARRIRRQLEALGIEEGEDRLAEDEPLLAMLTAASIRSRIATGPEAGEPWRRLGDRVDPGFDDQEEDGVEPGAGIPPRCVRHGGMSLHADVAVPARDRRRLERLCRYVARPPLALERLEEMHDGRLAYRLKTPWRDGTTHVVMERTELLERLAPLVPPPRAHQVRYHGVLAPCASGRDRVVPGPVEEGRDQVVVAGRSMVGGVDPTLELGVGARRSSSSGEPGALSTGTQVWSGPGGVDDGSLPVVLPTESPMPDVRATEGERSSAATRAPTDRRGDSRRTAWADLLQRVFEVDALCCPGCGARMRVLSAITDPDVARRILDCLKMPSRAPPLAASKPRAEGRFDEPSSELDWGDDPGFDFDQSGPESE comes from the coding sequence TTGGGCACACGGCTTGCGTATGGAAATGGCTTCCGTCCCGGTCTCGCGGGCGCCGTCCTCATCGAATACGAACGCCACGAGCCCGAGAAGACGCTCCTCCACCGCGTCGTGCGCGAAGACCTCGAGTCGTTCCTCCAACGCTCCCGGTCGGCGGGTGCGCCCGTCGCGCGCTTCGTCGAGCGGGAGATCCGGGCGTATCTCGAGTGCGGCGTGCTCACCCGCGGCTTCTTGCGCGTCCACTGCGACGCCTGCGGCCACGATCGGCTCGTCGCCTTCTCATGCAAGAGGCGTGGCTTCTGTCCGTCCTGCGGCGGGCGCAGGATGGCGGATACGGCCGCCCATCTCGTCGATCGGGTCCTTCCCGAAGTGCCCGTCCGCCAGTGGGTGCTCACACTTCCCTATCCGCTCCGGTATCGCTGTGCCTGGAACGCGCGGCTCACGAGCGAGGTGCTGCGCGGCTTCCTGCGCGCCATGTTCGCAGACTACCGACGGCGCGCGAAGCGGGACTTCGGGGTGCGGGGCGGGGCGTGCGGTTCGGTCACGTTCATCCAGCGCTTCGGCTCGGCCCTCAACCTGACGCCGCACTTCCATGCGCTCGTGCTCGACGGGGTGTACGAGGGGGGCGCGAGAACGCCCGGCCGCTTCCGCGCGCTCGACCCGCCCGAGACTGACGACGTGGCCCGCGTCCTGGCGGGGACGGCCCGGCGGATCCGCCGACAGCTCGAGGCTCTGGGGATCGAGGAAGGCGAGGATCGCCTGGCCGAGGACGAGCCGCTGCTGGCGATGCTCACTGCGGCGTCGATCCGTTCCCGGATCGCGACAGGGCCGGAGGCCGGTGAACCGTGGCGGCGGCTCGGGGATCGGGTCGATCCCGGCTTCGACGATCAAGAAGAGGACGGCGTCGAGCCCGGGGCCGGGATCCCGCCGCGCTGTGTCCGCCACGGCGGGATGAGCCTGCACGCCGACGTGGCGGTCCCGGCAAGGGATCGTCGTCGGCTCGAGCGTCTGTGTCGCTACGTGGCACGTCCGCCGCTGGCCCTCGAGCGGCTCGAGGAGATGCATGACGGACGGCTCGCCTATCGACTCAAGACGCCGTGGAGGGACGGGACGACGCACGTCGTGATGGAGCGGACGGAGCTGCTCGAGCGCCTGGCACCGCTGGTTCCGCCTCCGCGAGCGCATCAGGTTCGATACCACGGGGTGCTGGCCCCGTGCGCGAGTGGACGGGATCGGGTGGTGCCGGGGCCTGTAGAGGAAGGGCGAGATCAGGTCGTCGTCGCCGGGCGATCGATGGTGGGCGGCGTCGATCCGACCCTCGAACTGGGCGTCGGAGCGAGACGAAGTTCGAGCTCTGGGGAGCCGGGGGCGCTTTCGACAGGGACGCAGGTCTGGTCGGGCCCGGGTGGAGTCGACGATGGGTCTCTACCTGTGGTTCTTCCGACCGAGTCGCCCATGCCGGATGTGCGCGCCACCGAGGGTGAGCGGTCGTCGGCGGCGACGCGGGCGCCTACGGACAGACGTGGGGACTCGCGTCGAACGGCCTGGGCCGATCTTCTCCAGCGCGTCTTCGAGGTCGACGCGCTGTGCTGCCCCGGCTGCGGCGCTCGGATGCGGGTCCTCTCGGCGATCACGGATCCGGACGTGGCCCGTCGCATCCTGGACTGCCTGAAGATGCCGTCACGAGCCCCGCCGCTGGCTGCCTCGAAGCCTCGAGCTGAGGGACGCTTCGACGAGCCCTCCTCCGAGCTCGACTGGGGCGACGACCCGGGCTTCGACTTCGATCAGTCGGGCCCGGAGTCTGAATAG
- a CDS encoding type II toxin-antitoxin system death-on-curing family toxin, translated as MTRYLSLREILTLHERIAAGSGGGIGVRDLGLLESAIAQPRQSFDGQDLYPSILDKAVALGFSLVSNHPFVDGNKRVGHAALEVFLVLNGHELEASVDEQERIILAVAAGEMSRDDFSAWAERHVVEMTSDGET; from the coding sequence GTGACGAGATACCTCTCGCTTCGTGAGATTCTGACCCTGCACGAACGGATCGCGGCCGGCTCCGGAGGGGGCATCGGCGTGCGCGATCTCGGGCTGCTCGAGTCTGCGATCGCGCAGCCTCGGCAGAGCTTCGACGGCCAGGACCTCTACCCTTCGATACTCGACAAGGCCGTCGCGTTGGGATTCTCGCTGGTCTCGAATCATCCCTTCGTCGACGGCAACAAGCGTGTGGGCCATGCGGCGCTCGAGGTCTTCCTGGTTCTGAATGGGCACGAACTCGAGGCATCGGTCGATGAGCAGGAACGAATCATTCTTGCGGTCGCAGCCGGTGAGATGAGTCGAGACGACTTTTCGGCGTGGGCCGAGCGCCATGTCGTGGAGATGACATCCGACGGCGAGACGTAG
- a CDS encoding VOC family protein, producing the protein MTTRMTRRRLLEAGAGAAFVLGAGPLIFASDTTHGGKMKLRGINRIMVAVRDLEESKKFYSELLGATFHEANWTGTAFGIDVAISWDAGIELCAPMVGREKDSVVSQFLDTNGEGVMNVFIGVGDASAAKARAEAAGVEAFHSLDYTQDEIDAHLDGLFRKYEEHNLNSAAKCGFAITLAQIDPK; encoded by the coding sequence TTGACCACAAGAATGACACGCCGCCGCTTGCTAGAAGCTGGGGCCGGGGCCGCATTCGTCCTCGGAGCCGGCCCGCTCATTTTTGCATCAGATACGACCCACGGAGGAAAGATGAAGCTCAGAGGAATCAATCGAATCATGGTTGCGGTGCGCGACCTGGAAGAGTCCAAGAAATTCTACTCAGAACTCCTTGGCGCCACGTTTCACGAGGCGAATTGGACAGGTACCGCGTTCGGTATTGATGTTGCGATCAGCTGGGATGCTGGAATCGAGCTCTGCGCGCCAATGGTAGGTCGAGAGAAGGACAGCGTGGTTTCGCAGTTTTTAGATACGAACGGCGAAGGCGTGATGAACGTCTTTATTGGCGTCGGTGACGCAAGCGCAGCAAAGGCACGAGCTGAAGCGGCGGGCGTCGAAGCATTCCACTCTCTCGACTACACACAGGATGAAATCGACGCCCATCTAGACGGTTTGTTCCGAAAGTACGAAGAGCACAACCTGAACTCGGCCGCGAAGTGCGGCTTTGCAATCACGTTGGCCCAGATCGACCCCAAGTAG
- a CDS encoding nuclear transport factor 2 family protein, with the protein MPENNAAIQELLDKKACEELLARYACALEWIDEEALRAVFFADADVDYGFFKGRGDEFVPAMMAQIRGCLRTWHNNGTPLLRISGDEAQAETHGTGATIVEIDGQTVTSLLGGRYLDRLERRDGAWGIAKRVYVVDWHQTISRDSATEALPGMNMLMPSAEHSLYRRL; encoded by the coding sequence ATGCCGGAAAACAATGCAGCAATTCAAGAGTTGTTGGACAAGAAAGCCTGCGAGGAGCTGCTTGCTCGCTATGCATGTGCGCTGGAGTGGATAGACGAAGAGGCGCTCAGGGCCGTCTTCTTTGCGGACGCGGATGTCGACTACGGATTTTTCAAGGGTCGAGGAGACGAGTTTGTTCCCGCGATGATGGCGCAAATTCGGGGCTGCCTAAGGACATGGCACAATAACGGCACTCCGCTTCTCCGAATCTCTGGGGATGAGGCGCAGGCGGAAACACACGGCACGGGAGCAACAATCGTCGAGATAGATGGCCAGACGGTGACTAGTCTCCTGGGCGGGCGTTACCTGGACCGGTTGGAACGCCGTGATGGAGCGTGGGGGATTGCGAAGCGCGTGTACGTCGTTGATTGGCACCAGACAATAAGCAGGGATTCTGCGACCGAAGCCCTTCCCGGGATGAACATGCTGATGCCCAGCGCTGAACATTCGTTGTATCGACGTCTATAG
- a CDS encoding DNA-binding protein, with the protein MKLAIELSDEQANRLREGADRLGIEPEQLALAAVMDLIASEGPDFDSAATRVLEKNRELYRRLA; encoded by the coding sequence ATGAAACTCGCCATCGAACTCTCCGACGAGCAGGCGAACCGACTGCGTGAAGGCGCAGACCGCCTCGGGATCGAGCCCGAGCAGCTCGCGCTCGCGGCCGTGATGGATCTGATCGCCTCCGAGGGACCCGATTTCGATTCCGCGGCGACGCGGGTACTCGAGAAGAACCGGGAGCTCTACCGGCGCCTTGCGTGA
- a CDS encoding CusA/CzcA family heavy metal efflux RND transporter: MLRNIVEGSARNPFLVALGIAGLLAWGTYAVVNTPLDAIPDLSDVQVIVFTEYPGQAPQVVEDQVTYPLSTAMLAVPFAKVVRGYSFFGFSFVYIIFEDGTDLYWARSRVLESLNFVSGRHPGGVTPTLGPDATGVGWVYEYALVDRTGQHDLAELRSIQDWHLRYELQTVPGVAEVASVGGQVRQYQVEVDPNQMTAYGLSLAHVRHAIKRSNADIGGKLLEQAETEFMVRGRGYVESVADLESVAVGASESGTPILLKNIATVSLGPELRRGLTDLDGEGDVAAGVVIMRFGENALETIRNVKEKLAELAENLPPGVEIVTVYDRGPLIERAIDNLREKLLQQGLIVALICFVFLVHLRSAIVAILLLPFGILFSFIVMYHQGINANIMSLGGIAIAIGTMIDAGIVMVENAHKHLERDKGKKPRTEILIDAAVEVGPSLFFSLLIVTVSFLPIFALEAQEGRLFKPLAFTKTYAMAGAALLSITVVPALMVWLVRGKILAEERNPLNRAVLWAYRPALGSALKHRFTVLALALLLLASSLYPLRQIGSEFMPPLNEGDLLYMPTTLPGLSITKARELLQQTDRIIATVPEVERVFGKIGRAETATDPAPLSMIETTITLKPRSEWRPGMTPQKLIAELDGMIRFPGLTNAWTMPIKTRIDMLSTGIKTPVGIKVSGPDLSVLEGIGEQIEATLREAPGTLSVYAERVVGGNYLDIDIDRTKIARYGLTVGDVQDVIQTAIGGMNISQTVEGLERYPINLRYSRELRDDISSLRRVLVQTPGGGQVPLEQLATLRFAKGPPAIKTENARPNAWVYVDLEGIDVGTYVKNAKRALDAELDLPPGYTLIWSGQFEYLERAQKRLALIVPLTLSIIFLLLYLNFRKLSDTLLVVGAIPFALVGGLYLLWWLDYDFSVAVGAGFLALAGLTAETGVIMLLFLNQARDRALEAGTLRTVQDLWQATVEGATYRARPLLMTVASDVIGLLPIMWGAGTGSETMRRIAAPMVGGVLTATLVTLIVIPVLFVIVHGRGLPSAKADAD; this comes from the coding sequence ATGCTTAGAAATATCGTAGAAGGCTCCGCAAGAAATCCGTTCCTCGTCGCTCTAGGCATCGCCGGGCTCCTCGCGTGGGGAACCTACGCGGTCGTCAACACGCCGCTCGACGCGATCCCGGACCTTTCAGACGTCCAGGTCATCGTCTTCACCGAGTATCCCGGTCAGGCGCCTCAGGTCGTCGAAGACCAGGTCACCTACCCGCTTTCGACCGCAATGCTCGCCGTGCCCTTCGCCAAGGTCGTTCGCGGCTACTCGTTCTTCGGCTTTTCGTTCGTCTACATCATCTTCGAAGACGGCACCGACCTCTACTGGGCAAGAAGCCGCGTACTCGAGTCGCTGAACTTCGTCTCGGGCCGTCATCCGGGTGGCGTCACGCCGACGCTCGGCCCAGATGCCACCGGCGTCGGCTGGGTCTATGAGTACGCGCTCGTCGACAGGACCGGACAGCACGACCTCGCAGAGCTTCGTTCCATTCAGGACTGGCACCTCCGCTACGAACTACAGACCGTGCCCGGCGTGGCCGAGGTCGCCAGCGTCGGCGGTCAGGTGCGCCAATACCAGGTCGAAGTCGACCCGAACCAGATGACCGCATACGGGCTATCGCTCGCGCACGTTCGACACGCCATCAAACGAAGTAACGCCGACATCGGCGGAAAACTCCTCGAGCAAGCCGAAACAGAATTCATGGTGCGCGGCCGAGGCTACGTCGAGTCCGTCGCCGACCTTGAGAGCGTAGCCGTCGGCGCAAGCGAGTCCGGCACCCCGATTCTGCTCAAGAACATCGCCACCGTTTCGCTCGGGCCAGAGCTTCGGCGCGGCCTGACGGACCTCGATGGCGAAGGCGACGTCGCGGCCGGCGTCGTCATCATGCGCTTTGGAGAGAATGCGCTTGAGACAATTCGAAACGTCAAAGAGAAGCTCGCCGAACTCGCCGAGAACCTTCCGCCCGGCGTCGAGATTGTGACCGTCTACGACCGAGGGCCCTTGATTGAGCGCGCCATCGACAACCTGCGCGAAAAACTCCTTCAGCAAGGTCTCATCGTCGCTCTGATTTGCTTCGTCTTCCTCGTGCATTTGCGCAGTGCCATCGTCGCCATTTTGCTCCTGCCCTTCGGAATTCTCTTCTCCTTCATCGTGATGTACCACCAGGGCATAAACGCCAACATCATGTCGCTCGGCGGCATTGCAATTGCCATCGGCACCATGATTGACGCCGGCATCGTCATGGTCGAGAACGCTCACAAGCACCTCGAGCGGGACAAGGGCAAAAAGCCGCGGACCGAAATCCTCATCGATGCCGCCGTGGAAGTGGGCCCATCGCTCTTCTTCTCGTTGCTCATCGTCACCGTGTCCTTCCTCCCCATTTTCGCCCTCGAAGCCCAGGAAGGCAGGCTTTTCAAGCCGCTCGCGTTCACGAAGACCTATGCAATGGCGGGTGCTGCGCTGCTTTCCATCACCGTCGTTCCGGCACTGATGGTCTGGCTCGTGCGGGGGAAGATTCTTGCCGAAGAAAGGAACCCGCTGAACAGAGCCGTGCTCTGGGCCTACCGGCCGGCACTCGGCTCTGCCCTCAAGCACCGCTTCACGGTGCTCGCTCTGGCCCTGCTCCTGCTCGCCTCGAGCCTCTACCCGCTGAGACAAATTGGTTCTGAGTTCATGCCGCCTCTAAACGAAGGCGACCTGCTCTATATGCCGACCACCCTGCCCGGCCTCTCGATTACCAAGGCGCGAGAACTCCTCCAGCAAACGGACCGCATCATCGCCACCGTTCCTGAAGTGGAGCGCGTCTTCGGGAAAATCGGACGTGCGGAGACGGCTACGGACCCGGCTCCGCTTTCGATGATTGAAACCACCATCACGCTGAAGCCGCGAAGCGAATGGCGCCCGGGCATGACCCCACAAAAGCTGATCGCCGAGCTCGACGGTATGATTCGATTCCCCGGACTCACCAACGCCTGGACGATGCCGATTAAGACCCGCATCGACATGCTCTCGACCGGCATCAAGACGCCTGTGGGAATCAAGGTCTCTGGTCCGGATCTCTCCGTCCTCGAAGGCATCGGAGAACAAATCGAAGCCACGCTCCGCGAAGCGCCGGGCACTCTCAGCGTCTACGCTGAGCGAGTCGTGGGCGGTAACTACCTCGACATTGATATCGACCGCACCAAGATTGCTCGATACGGCCTGACCGTGGGCGACGTGCAAGACGTGATTCAGACCGCCATTGGCGGCATGAACATCAGCCAGACCGTCGAGGGCCTCGAGCGCTATCCAATCAACCTCCGCTACAGCCGGGAGCTTCGCGATGACATCTCGTCACTTCGCCGGGTCCTCGTCCAAACGCCAGGCGGAGGACAGGTTCCCCTCGAGCAGCTGGCCACGCTTCGCTTCGCCAAGGGCCCCCCGGCCATCAAGACGGAAAATGCGCGGCCGAATGCGTGGGTCTACGTCGACCTCGAAGGCATCGACGTTGGCACCTACGTAAAAAACGCGAAGCGAGCACTCGACGCCGAGCTCGACCTTCCGCCCGGATACACACTCATCTGGAGTGGGCAGTTTGAGTATCTCGAACGGGCGCAGAAGCGCCTCGCCCTCATCGTACCGCTCACGCTGAGCATCATATTCCTGCTGCTCTACCTGAACTTCCGAAAGCTATCAGACACGCTGCTTGTCGTCGGCGCGATTCCGTTCGCGCTCGTCGGCGGGCTCTACCTACTCTGGTGGCTGGACTACGACTTCAGCGTCGCCGTGGGCGCGGGGTTCCTCGCGCTCGCAGGTCTCACAGCCGAGACCGGCGTCATCATGCTGCTCTTCCTCAACCAGGCCCGCGACCGGGCGCTCGAGGCTGGCACGCTCCGAACGGTTCAGGACCTCTGGCAAGCGACGGTCGAAGGAGCCACCTATCGCGCGCGACCGCTGCTGATGACCGTGGCCTCTGACGTCATTGGCCTCCTTCCCATCATGTGGGGAGCCGGCACGGGATCAGAAACCATGCGGCGAATTGCCGCCCCCATGGTCGGCGGCGTGCTGACGGCAACGCTCGTCACCCTGATCGTCATCCCCGTTCTCTTCGTCATCGTTCACGGCCGCGGACTCCCCTCGGCCAAAGCCGATGCCGACTAG